A single genomic interval of Wolbachia endosymbiont of Diaphorina citri harbors:
- a CDS encoding uroporphyrinogen-III synthase: MKSILLTRPLLDSLSTRSTLKKYGYKVFIEPVFTIKYLNPDISTYEFDVVISTSKNSVKAFSQICKEDGFPIITVGNSTMQAAKNLGFSDIISADSNVDGLISFIKSHYSNAIKFLYIRGQEVSCDLKKRLSEEGFNVREVVLYKTITKRSLTNRCKNLLLDGKIDSVAFFSSQTARVFCSLVLKSGLSPVMNNTVAYTMSKNIADSLKLIKWKKIITSRLPTGESLIDIINKDC; encoded by the coding sequence ATGAAGTCTATTTTATTGACAAGGCCTTTATTAGATTCGTTGAGCACAAGAAGCACGCTAAAAAAATATGGATACAAAGTTTTTATAGAGCCAGTATTCACAATAAAGTACTTAAATCCTGATATATCTACGTATGAATTTGACGTTGTGATATCTACAAGTAAAAACAGTGTGAAGGCTTTCAGTCAAATATGCAAAGAGGATGGCTTTCCAATTATTACGGTTGGTAATTCAACTATGCAGGCTGCAAAAAATTTGGGATTTTCCGATATAATCTCAGCAGACAGCAACGTTGATGGTCTGATATCATTCATAAAATCTCATTATTCAAATGCAATAAAGTTCTTATATATAAGGGGACAAGAAGTATCATGTGACCTAAAAAAGAGATTATCTGAAGAAGGTTTTAACGTAAGAGAAGTTGTACTCTATAAAACAATTACTAAAAGGAGTCTAACTAATAGGTGTAAAAATTTACTATTGGACGGTAAAATTGATAGCGTTGCTTTTTTTTCCTCACAAACTGCAAGGGTATTTTGTTCATTAGTTCTAAAAAGTGGGCTATCTCCTGTGATGAATAATACAGTTGCATATACCATGAGTAAAAACATTGCTGATAGTTTAAAGTTAATCAAGTGGAAAAAAATTATAACATCGAGGTTGCCTACAGGGGAGAGTTTAATTGATATAATTAATAAGGATTGTTGA
- the metK gene encoding methionine adenosyltransferase — translation MVLHKNSVTSESVAAGHPDKVADQISDAILDEYLFNDSSSRTAIETLVTKDNVIIAGEVFGPNIENSKIESIVRNTIKDIGYEHDGFHWETVKVNILLHEQSNDIAIGVDQGAGDQGIMYGYATIETESLMPAPIFYAHSILRNIMSMVKEVKLGPDAKSQITLAYENNLPVRAESIVVSIQHLEDLSQSKVKEIIYPYIASSLPEGWMCPKENLLVNPTGRFVIGGPVGDCGLTGRKIMVDTYGGYIPHGGGAFSGKDATKVDRSAAYMARYLAKNIVFAGLAERCLVQLSYAIGVSKPTSFYIDTFGTNTIDEERIKGFIEDNIDLSTKGIIRHLSLNRPIYKRTAYYGHFGKDSEGDGGFSWERTDLSADFCREFNMKDKKRISLNFDL, via the coding sequence ATGGTTTTACACAAGAATTCAGTAACCAGTGAATCAGTAGCAGCCGGTCATCCGGACAAAGTAGCAGACCAGATTTCAGATGCAATACTTGACGAATACCTTTTTAATGACTCTTCCTCTCGTACTGCAATAGAGACTTTAGTTACTAAAGATAATGTTATTATAGCTGGGGAAGTATTTGGGCCGAACATTGAAAATAGCAAGATTGAAAGTATTGTACGGAATACAATAAAAGATATTGGTTATGAGCATGATGGTTTCCACTGGGAAACAGTGAAAGTAAATATATTACTACATGAACAATCAAATGACATTGCAATAGGTGTGGATCAAGGTGCTGGGGATCAGGGCATAATGTATGGCTATGCAACAATAGAGACAGAAAGCCTCATGCCAGCACCTATTTTTTATGCACACTCGATTCTGAGAAATATCATGAGTATGGTCAAAGAGGTAAAGCTTGGTCCGGATGCAAAATCGCAAATCACTTTGGCGTATGAGAATAACCTTCCAGTGCGTGCTGAAAGTATTGTTGTTTCAATACAGCATCTTGAGGATCTGAGTCAATCGAAAGTGAAGGAAATAATTTATCCTTACATAGCTTCATCTTTACCTGAAGGGTGGATGTGCCCCAAAGAAAATCTCTTAGTCAATCCAACAGGTAGATTTGTTATTGGTGGACCAGTTGGTGATTGTGGATTAACCGGACGAAAAATTATGGTTGATACTTATGGAGGCTATATTCCACACGGTGGAGGAGCGTTTTCTGGAAAAGATGCAACAAAAGTTGATAGATCCGCAGCTTATATGGCTAGATACCTTGCTAAAAATATTGTCTTTGCAGGTTTAGCTGAACGTTGTCTTGTACAGCTTTCTTATGCAATTGGTGTCTCAAAACCTACTTCATTTTACATCGATACATTTGGCACGAATACAATAGATGAAGAGAGGATTAAAGGGTTTATTGAAGATAACATAGATTTATCAACTAAAGGCATAATAAGACATTTATCACTTAATCGTCCTATATATAAACGTACAGCCTACTATGGGCATTTTGGTAAAGATTCGGAAGGTGATGGTGGATTTTCTTGGGAACGTACGGACTTATCTGCTGATTTTTGTAGAGAATTCAATATGAAAGACAAAAAGAGAATTTCTTTAAACTTTGATTTATAA
- a CDS encoding outer membrane protein: MKKLLTLVVCCSLSAPSFGVDWIRDKIYTSSSYGNLGVNYELGYHYTDSIKISAGPVVKSVLFGGSLAELGFMAKLHYHHQFENTDITPYVTFGVGGGAKVSQTAPQSQELDVKKFFSYQIGSGINLPLSERTNVFAGYKLHKFSNFSHGFELGMSFNL, encoded by the coding sequence ATGAAAAAATTACTTACTTTAGTAGTCTGCTGTTCTTTGTCAGCACCGTCTTTTGGAGTTGATTGGATTAGAGATAAAATCTATACTTCGTCATCATATGGCAATCTTGGTGTTAATTATGAGCTTGGCTATCATTATACAGATAGCATAAAAATTTCAGCTGGTCCTGTAGTCAAATCTGTTTTGTTTGGAGGATCTTTGGCAGAGCTAGGATTCATGGCAAAGCTTCATTATCATCATCAATTTGAAAATACGGATATTACCCCTTATGTTACTTTTGGTGTAGGAGGTGGAGCTAAAGTATCTCAAACAGCACCGCAAAGTCAAGAGCTAGACGTAAAAAAGTTTTTTTCTTACCAGATAGGTTCTGGTATTAATCTTCCACTTTCTGAGAGAACGAATGTTTTCGCTGGCTATAAACTTCACAAGTTCAGTAATTTTTCTCACGGGTTTGAACTTGGAATGAGTTTTAATTTATAA
- the pheS gene encoding phenylalanine--tRNA ligase subunit alpha, with protein MNKELISEIPLLEDKAVSEIENAASLQDLEKVRLSYLGRKGVVKAYFDDLKNIDDAGEKRDLGAVINVLRNKIDQLITSKENELKDKEVKLKLQNEAVDITLPVRPERIGKIHPLSKVISEVKLIFAHMGFKAVDGPDIEDEFHVFDALNTPSHHPAREEQDTFYLKNKINDKRMVLRTHTSSVQIRTMEKTKTFPIKIVAAGRVYRNDFDATHTPMFHQIEGLYVNENVNMGQLKFTIHRFLSKFFGDKGLKIRFRNSFFPFTEPSAEVDISYKDSKWIEVLGCGMVHPNVFKNVGIDHTKYSGFAFGIGIERLAMLKYQISDLRSFYDNRVSWLNHYGFHFSSLR; from the coding sequence GTGAACAAAGAGCTAATAAGTGAAATACCTTTACTTGAAGATAAGGCAGTTTCTGAAATTGAAAATGCTGCTTCTTTGCAGGATTTAGAAAAAGTTAGGTTGTCATACTTGGGGAGAAAGGGTGTAGTAAAAGCTTATTTCGATGACTTAAAGAATATAGATGATGCAGGAGAAAAACGCGACCTAGGTGCAGTGATTAATGTTTTACGCAATAAGATAGACCAGCTTATAACAAGCAAAGAAAATGAACTAAAAGATAAAGAAGTTAAGTTAAAACTGCAAAATGAAGCAGTTGATATCACACTGCCTGTCAGACCAGAAAGAATTGGCAAGATTCATCCATTGAGCAAAGTTATAAGTGAAGTAAAGCTCATTTTTGCACATATGGGTTTCAAAGCAGTTGATGGTCCTGATATTGAAGATGAATTTCACGTGTTTGATGCGCTAAATACTCCAAGTCATCATCCTGCGCGAGAGGAGCAAGATACCTTCTACTTAAAGAATAAAATAAACGATAAAAGAATGGTGCTGCGCACTCATACCTCATCTGTGCAGATTAGAACCATGGAAAAGACAAAAACTTTTCCAATTAAAATAGTGGCTGCAGGCAGGGTATATAGAAATGACTTTGATGCAACTCACACTCCTATGTTTCATCAGATAGAAGGGCTTTATGTTAATGAAAATGTCAATATGGGCCAATTAAAATTTACTATTCATCGCTTCCTTAGTAAATTTTTCGGAGATAAAGGTCTAAAAATACGCTTTCGTAATAGTTTTTTTCCTTTTACTGAGCCTTCTGCAGAAGTGGACATAAGTTATAAAGATAGTAAATGGATTGAAGTACTTGGGTGCGGTATGGTACACCCAAATGTCTTTAAAAATGTTGGAATAGACCATACTAAATACAGTGGCTTTGCATTTGGGATTGGTATAGAAAGGCTAGCAATGCTGAAATATCAAATTAGTGATCTAAGGAGCTTTTACGACAATAGAGTTAGTTGGCTCAACCATTATGGTTTTCATTTTTCGTCTTTAAGATAA
- a CDS encoding P44/Msp2 family outer membrane protein, which produces MKKLLTLLACCSLSAPSFGVDWVKDRTYTSSSYGMLGINYDLGYHCTDSIKISFGPAVKLVMSEGILDAGLMTKLHYHYKFENTDITPYVTFGVGGVAKIPLSENQGPDVEEFFSYQIGSGINLPLSERTSVFAGYKLQKFHELSHGVEFGMSFNL; this is translated from the coding sequence ATGAAAAAGTTACTTACTTTGTTGGCTTGCTGTTCTTTGTCAGCACCGTCTTTTGGAGTTGATTGGGTTAAAGATAGAACCTACACCTCTTCGTCGTATGGCATGCTTGGTATTAATTATGATCTTGGCTATCATTGTACAGATAGCATTAAAATTTCATTTGGTCCTGCAGTTAAACTTGTTATGAGTGAAGGGATTTTAGACGCGGGACTTATGACAAAGCTTCATTATCATTATAAATTTGAAAATACAGATATTACTCCTTATGTTACTTTTGGTGTAGGAGGAGTTGCTAAAATTCCTCTTTCAGAAAATCAAGGGCCAGACGTAGAAGAATTTTTTTCCTACCAGATAGGTTCTGGTATTAATCTTCCACTTTCTGAGAGAACCAGTGTTTTTGCTGGCTACAAGCTGCAGAAGTTCCATGAACTTTCGCATGGGGTTGAATTTGGAATGAGTTTTAATTTGTAA
- a CDS encoding membrane protein codes for MKKLLILVVCCFLSVPSFGVDWIKDRIYTSLSYSRLGVNYDVGFHYTDSTKISVGYIIKPIINSLIRPTLDEEFGGVMGLMAKLHYHHKFEGTDITPYITAGVGTVIVRTMKAKPRISRADNVDENISLLLGEIFETIVNDKFFSYQIGSGINLPLSERTSVFAGYKLQRFHKIFHGIELGVSFNL; via the coding sequence ATGAAAAAGTTGCTGATTTTGGTGGTCTGTTGTTTCCTGTCAGTACCGTCTTTTGGAGTTGATTGGATTAAAGATAGAATTTATACTTCTTTGTCATATAGCCGACTTGGTGTTAATTATGACGTTGGTTTTCACTATACAGATAGCACTAAAATTTCAGTTGGCTATATAATCAAACCTATTATTAATTCTCTAATCAGACCTACTCTTGATGAAGAATTTGGAGGAGTTATGGGGCTTATGGCAAAGCTTCATTATCATCATAAATTTGAAGGTACGGATATTACTCCTTATATTACTGCTGGTGTTGGTACTGTTATAGTTCGTACAATGAAGGCTAAACCTAGAATAAGTAGAGCTGATAATGTAGATGAAAACATAAGTCTTCTACTGGGAGAGATTTTTGAAACTATAGTCAATGATAAATTTTTTTCTTATCAAATAGGTTCTGGTATTAATCTTCCACTTTCTGAAAGAACAAGTGTTTTTGCTGGCTACAAATTGCAAAGGTTTCATAAAATTTTCCATGGAATTGAGCTAGGAGTGAGTTTTAATTTATGA
- the rplU gene encoding 50S ribosomal protein L21 → MFAVIETGGKQYLVKKGSIIKVERLQAEEKEEVEINKVICVSSNGLSCSSNAVVKAEVLEQCRDKKIIIFKKKRRKNYRRKNGHRQYITVLRINEISLQK, encoded by the coding sequence ATGTTTGCAGTAATCGAAACTGGTGGAAAGCAGTATTTAGTAAAAAAAGGCAGCATAATTAAAGTAGAAAGATTACAAGCTGAAGAAAAAGAGGAAGTGGAAATCAATAAAGTGATTTGTGTTTCAAGTAATGGCTTATCTTGTTCATCTAATGCTGTTGTTAAAGCTGAAGTACTAGAGCAGTGTAGAGATAAAAAAATTATAATCTTTAAGAAAAAGAGAAGAAAAAATTACCGTAGGAAAAATGGTCATAGGCAGTATATTACTGTTCTTCGTATCAATGAAATTAGTCTTCAAAAGTAA
- a CDS encoding phosphomannomutase/phosphoglucomutase produces the protein MDNTIIRKYDIRGVVGRDLQISDGYEIGRKFGQTAANVCVGYDSRIDSPSIEKELIRGLILSGANVIRVGLCSSPMLYAATMQADLGIMITASHNPREYNGFKFFSSKKVYSDQEMKEIIGSTIKNSTKIGSLINTNIYSEYVNILKNALKNNATQKLKIAWDFGNSPTIVRYIEKILPDHIHILTNSFIDGTFPLHDPDPIEEKNLAQLIDIVKKDKCDLGIALDGDGDRVRLIDNKGNVVSNDHLFMIFAREVLAEHPKSKVIANVKMSMKVHDFVSKLGGQVITCATGHSLVKKKMVKEEAKFAGELSGHFFFSELGFDDGLYSAVKVINILLKKNQSLSEMIEDLPKLYITHEVKIVVKDEKKFQIIESVKETLKQKNIVFSELDGIKVTDNKGWWLLRVSNTQNCITARCEGNTLEDFELTKKVLFYYIDELKLYI, from the coding sequence ATGGACAATACTATTATAAGAAAATACGATATTAGAGGTGTGGTAGGCAGAGACCTGCAAATCAGTGATGGGTATGAAATAGGTAGAAAATTCGGTCAAACTGCAGCTAACGTTTGTGTAGGCTATGACAGCAGGATAGATTCACCAAGCATAGAAAAAGAATTAATCAGAGGCTTGATTTTATCCGGTGCGAATGTTATACGAGTTGGGCTCTGTTCTTCACCTATGCTCTACGCTGCAACAATGCAGGCAGATCTTGGGATTATGATCACTGCTTCTCATAATCCCAGAGAATATAACGGCTTTAAATTTTTCAGTAGTAAAAAAGTTTACTCAGATCAAGAAATGAAGGAAATTATAGGCAGTACAATTAAAAACAGCACGAAAATTGGAAGCTTAATTAACACGAATATATATAGTGAGTACGTTAACATATTAAAAAATGCGCTCAAGAATAACGCTACACAAAAACTAAAAATAGCTTGGGATTTTGGCAATAGCCCAACAATTGTAAGGTATATTGAAAAGATTTTACCAGATCATATACACATCTTAACCAATAGCTTTATAGATGGAACGTTTCCACTGCATGACCCAGATCCCATAGAAGAGAAAAATCTTGCTCAGTTAATAGATATTGTCAAGAAAGATAAATGTGATCTTGGTATTGCACTTGATGGTGATGGTGATAGGGTACGCTTGATTGATAATAAAGGTAATGTTGTTTCCAATGATCACTTGTTTATGATTTTTGCACGTGAAGTATTGGCGGAACACCCAAAAAGCAAAGTTATTGCCAACGTAAAAATGAGTATGAAAGTGCATGATTTCGTTAGCAAATTAGGGGGGCAAGTAATTACCTGTGCCACTGGACACTCACTAGTTAAGAAAAAGATGGTAAAAGAGGAGGCAAAGTTTGCCGGTGAACTGAGTGGACATTTTTTCTTCTCTGAACTGGGCTTCGATGATGGACTATATTCTGCTGTTAAAGTCATTAACATTTTACTTAAGAAAAACCAAAGCCTATCTGAGATGATTGAAGATTTACCAAAGTTATATATCACTCATGAAGTGAAAATTGTAGTGAAGGATGAGAAAAAATTTCAAATAATTGAGTCAGTAAAGGAGACGCTAAAGCAGAAAAATATTGTATTTTCAGAGCTTGATGGTATTAAGGTAACCGATAATAAAGGTTGGTGGCTTCTTAGAGTATCAAATACGCAAAACTGCATTACAGCAAGATGTGAAGGAAATACCTTAGAAGATTTTGAACTCACTAAAAAAGTTTTGTTTTATTACATTGATGAACTAAAATTATACATTTAA
- the rpmA gene encoding 50S ribosomal protein L27 has translation MATKKSGGSSCNGRDSAGRRLGIKKNGEVIPGNIIVRQRGTKFHPGKNVGMGKDHTIFAKTKGWVSFRKSANKKTFIDVVPTDNMQALA, from the coding sequence ATGGCAACTAAAAAATCAGGTGGTAGTTCCTGTAATGGTAGAGATTCGGCAGGGCGTCGGCTCGGGATAAAGAAGAATGGTGAGGTTATTCCAGGTAACATAATTGTACGTCAAAGAGGTACAAAATTTCATCCTGGAAAGAATGTTGGTATGGGTAAAGATCATACGATTTTTGCTAAAACGAAAGGCTGGGTGAGTTTTAGAAAATCAGCAAATAAAAAGACGTTTATTGATGTTGTGCCTACAGATAATATGCAAGCCTTGGCTTGA
- a CDS encoding NTP transferase domain-containing protein: MTNKSYTFVVLAAGHGKRMNSSLPKVLHKIGNFSMLEHVIYNAKQLNPENIAVVVDQPLIERLKCFEDIKLITQESTLGTGDAVKIAMRNLKELSDIVVVQYGDTPLIKSSTITKMISCLGESNALVCLGFKTDNKGYGRLIIENGSLKEIVEAQNGRNNDFANAGIMVAREKNLRELVEKIECNNQAHEYYLTDIVAIAVKSNLNVGYVIADEEEATGINNRNDLATAEFYFQEEKRKFFTNSGVTLVAPETVFFSLDTQIGMDSIVYPYVFFGPGVKIGSGAQVGPFAKCENTTIGDGAIIGNFVETKASDIGINTKIKHLSYIGNTQVGQGSNIGAGTVICNYDGKKKHKTNIGRNCFIGANSSLIAPLNVHDDSLVAAGSVIVEDVPEKSLAIARERQITKKIK, from the coding sequence GTGACAAATAAATCTTATACATTTGTTGTACTTGCTGCTGGGCATGGTAAACGAATGAATTCAAGCTTGCCTAAGGTTCTGCACAAAATAGGTAATTTCTCCATGCTTGAGCACGTCATTTACAATGCGAAGCAGTTAAATCCTGAAAATATTGCTGTTGTAGTTGATCAGCCTTTAATTGAAAGACTAAAGTGCTTTGAGGATATAAAATTAATTACACAAGAGTCAACGCTCGGCACGGGAGATGCAGTCAAAATTGCAATGAGAAACCTGAAAGAATTATCAGACATAGTTGTTGTGCAGTATGGAGATACTCCGCTGATAAAAAGCAGCACAATAACTAAAATGATAAGCTGCTTAGGAGAGAGCAATGCTTTAGTTTGTCTTGGGTTTAAAACTGATAATAAAGGATACGGTAGACTAATTATTGAGAACGGTTCCCTAAAAGAAATCGTAGAAGCACAAAATGGTAGAAATAATGATTTTGCTAATGCCGGAATAATGGTTGCACGTGAAAAGAATCTACGTGAATTGGTGGAGAAAATAGAGTGTAATAACCAAGCTCATGAATATTACTTGACCGATATCGTTGCCATTGCAGTAAAGAGTAATTTAAATGTCGGCTATGTTATTGCTGATGAGGAGGAGGCAACTGGCATAAATAATAGGAATGACCTTGCAACGGCCGAGTTTTACTTTCAAGAAGAAAAAAGAAAGTTTTTCACTAACTCTGGAGTAACGCTTGTTGCTCCAGAAACTGTTTTCTTCTCTCTTGATACGCAAATTGGTATGGATTCGATTGTTTACCCATACGTTTTTTTTGGTCCTGGAGTAAAAATAGGATCTGGTGCTCAAGTTGGTCCATTTGCCAAATGTGAAAATACAACAATAGGTGATGGTGCAATCATAGGTAATTTTGTTGAAACAAAAGCAAGTGATATAGGTATAAATACTAAGATAAAGCATTTAAGTTATATAGGAAATACTCAGGTAGGGCAGGGGAGTAACATAGGTGCAGGTACCGTTATTTGTAATTATGATGGGAAAAAGAAACATAAAACAAATATTGGAAGAAATTGTTTTATTGGTGCTAATAGCTCATTAATTGCACCGCTTAATGTTCATGATGACTCTCTAGTTGCAGCAGGTAGCGTTATAGTAGAGGATGTGCCAGAGAAAAGTCTGGCAATTGCAAGAGAAAGGCAAATAACTAAGAAAATAAAATAA
- a CDS encoding TenA family protein, producing MSNKPKEEFYDIAIKESSDLIEEIKEHPFNVELINNTLDYEKFKIYLQQDFLYLVDCTRALLIIAAKVHDIEIMSSLINVARGTFDVRRQYKEHFGDCDLSDNHKKSRACSAFTDFFMRAAYHSSVAEALSASYPCFNIYQIILHNMMSEVTPDEIKNSKYEGWINIYNSKAMNAAIDEFTNVTNKFYEKAGNCEKRRMHEFFKRGLELEILFWDEMYSLA from the coding sequence ATGTCTAACAAACCGAAAGAAGAATTTTATGATATTGCTATAAAAGAATCATCTGATCTTATTGAAGAAATAAAAGAACATCCTTTCAATGTTGAATTGATAAACAATACGCTAGATTATGAAAAGTTCAAAATTTATCTTCAGCAGGATTTTTTATATTTAGTGGACTGTACTCGTGCTTTATTGATTATTGCAGCTAAAGTTCATGACATTGAAATAATGAGCAGCTTAATAAATGTGGCAAGAGGAACATTTGATGTTCGGAGGCAATATAAAGAACATTTTGGAGATTGTGATTTATCTGATAATCACAAAAAATCAAGAGCCTGTTCTGCCTTTACTGACTTTTTCATGCGCGCTGCATATCACAGTTCTGTTGCTGAAGCTTTATCAGCATCTTACCCTTGCTTTAACATATACCAAATCATTCTACATAATATGATGAGTGAGGTAACACCCGATGAGATTAAAAATAGCAAGTACGAAGGATGGATCAATATTTACAATAGCAAAGCAATGAATGCTGCAATTGATGAGTTTACTAATGTTACGAATAAATTTTATGAGAAAGCTGGCAATTGTGAAAAAAGAAGGATGCATGAGTTTTTTAAGAGAGGTCTAGAGCTAGAAATATTGTTTTGGGATGAGATGTATTCTCTAGCATAG
- a CDS encoding TenA family protein — protein sequence MFSGIIKGYYGSNLLKDIIEHPFNVELENNTLNIENFKFYIQQDAFFLADYVRTVLMIASKMESCNNIVPLIGVAKGGIEIMRVLYDHYFTVYSINRGEKSLECFNFTNFLLSTSYSDVYEAVTVLYSCHFIYKIVVDDMRNKIKKNNRYKDWLDFFGSSLMESGCVALEDIVDEYCNKARESERTRMLELFKITAQFELGFWNSAYNFSKFDQDFKKY from the coding sequence ATGTTCAGTGGTATAATTAAGGGCTATTACGGGTCAAATCTTTTAAAGGATATTATTGAGCATCCTTTCAATGTTGAATTAGAAAATAATACTTTAAACATAGAAAACTTCAAATTTTATATACAACAAGATGCATTCTTTTTAGCTGATTATGTTCGTACTGTTTTAATGATTGCATCAAAAATGGAGAGTTGTAATAACATTGTTCCATTGATTGGGGTGGCTAAAGGAGGAATAGAGATTATGAGAGTGTTATACGACCACTACTTTACTGTATACTCCATAAATCGTGGAGAAAAGTCGCTTGAGTGTTTCAATTTTACTAACTTTCTTTTGTCTACTTCATATAGCGATGTTTATGAAGCTGTAACAGTTCTTTACTCTTGCCATTTCATATATAAAATTGTTGTTGATGATATGAGAAATAAAATTAAAAAAAATAATAGGTATAAGGATTGGCTTGATTTTTTTGGCAGTAGCTTGATGGAATCTGGATGTGTTGCTTTGGAAGATATTGTTGACGAATATTGTAACAAAGCAAGGGAAAGTGAAAGAACCAGAATGCTCGAATTATTTAAAATAACTGCACAATTTGAGTTAGGCTTTTGGAATAGCGCATATAATTTTTCAAAATTTGATCAAGATTTTAAGAAATATTGA
- a CDS encoding riboflavin synthase: MFKGIIKDIGTITDITIHPNSDQIFHIETQNLSSINKGDSIACSGVCLTVVDIMNDVFIVQVSQETMKVSNLNMWKIGKKINLEQAMKLSDRIDGHLVQGHVDDTAEILTINQNSESHEIRLSCSQELIKFVAKKGSVTLDGVSLTVNSVVDQEFTVNIIPYTWKNTTFQHNKTGNYLNLEVDMIARYLDQLIKYQHN, from the coding sequence ATGTTTAAAGGAATTATCAAAGATATTGGCACTATAACTGATATCACTATCCACCCTAACTCTGATCAAATCTTCCATATTGAGACACAAAATTTATCCTCTATAAACAAAGGAGATTCAATAGCCTGCTCCGGAGTGTGTTTAACTGTTGTCGACATAATGAACGATGTATTCATAGTTCAAGTATCTCAAGAAACTATGAAGGTTTCTAACTTAAATATGTGGAAAATAGGAAAAAAAATAAACCTAGAACAAGCAATGAAACTGAGTGACAGAATTGACGGCCATTTGGTTCAGGGTCATGTAGATGACACAGCAGAAATTTTAACAATTAATCAAAATTCAGAATCTCATGAAATCAGACTATCATGCTCACAAGAATTAATTAAATTTGTTGCAAAAAAAGGTTCTGTAACGCTAGATGGAGTTTCCCTTACAGTAAATTCAGTTGTCGATCAAGAATTCACTGTGAATATCATTCCCTATACGTGGAAAAACACAACTTTTCAGCATAATAAAACAGGTAATTACCTAAATTTAGAAGTTGATATGATTGCTCGGTACTTAGATCAGCTGATAAAATATCAACACAATTAA
- a CDS encoding CvpA family protein has product MFFDSLIIFIIVLCVIISITRGFIKELCALMFLLLSVFLTASYYDFFIINYSKYFDSKVTQNILSIISVFTILNLTFMTMNNWLMYILSPIRLGLMDRVTGIFVGALRGILLSYVLFFAVHLYCHTVYDKKEGESKVEAEDILPNWIINSHSYQALFVTTEEVINMYVPESLILKIKEIGEEMVDQEKSQNNKEK; this is encoded by the coding sequence ATGTTTTTCGATAGCCTAATTATCTTTATTATTGTCTTGTGTGTAATAATATCGATAACTAGAGGTTTTATAAAAGAGCTATGTGCATTAATGTTCTTGCTCTTATCAGTCTTTTTGACAGCTAGTTACTATGATTTTTTTATTATAAATTATAGTAAGTATTTTGACTCTAAAGTTACACAAAACATACTTTCTATAATCTCTGTATTTACCATACTTAATCTTACATTCATGACAATGAATAACTGGCTAATGTACATATTATCACCTATAAGGTTGGGATTAATGGATAGAGTTACTGGAATCTTTGTTGGAGCACTCAGAGGAATATTGCTTTCTTATGTACTATTTTTTGCTGTGCACTTATATTGCCACACAGTATATGATAAAAAAGAGGGAGAGTCTAAAGTAGAAGCAGAAGACATATTGCCCAATTGGATAATAAATTCACACTCTTATCAGGCTTTATTTGTGACAACAGAAGAAGTAATTAACATGTATGTACCAGAGTCATTGATACTAAAAATAAAAGAGATCGGTGAGGAAATGGTTGATCAAGAAAAATCTCAAAACAATAAAGAAAAGTGA